A single genomic interval of Picosynechococcus sp. PCC 7003 harbors:
- the ruvA gene encoding Holliday junction branch migration protein RuvA, whose protein sequence is MFSYLKGEAIAIHRNLQGRSFLILEVRDIGYEIQVPGRLAQELEAAIGQPQHIFVHSQQREDGTYLYGFASGAARDLFRQLISVSGIGAQGAIALLDTLTLPELVQAIVTADHRQLAKAPGIGKKTAERLALELRSKLSQWRDQFSLPDTTSQPNAAVHEDLDLTLLALGYQETEIRGAIATLSQDPLLLQNTNADEWIRRAITLLSQA, encoded by the coding sequence ATGTTTAGTTATCTTAAGGGAGAGGCGATCGCCATCCACCGGAATTTGCAGGGGCGTTCTTTTCTCATTCTTGAAGTGAGGGACATTGGCTATGAGATCCAAGTGCCAGGACGCCTCGCCCAGGAACTAGAAGCGGCAATCGGTCAGCCTCAACATATTTTCGTCCACAGCCAACAGCGGGAAGACGGCACCTATCTCTACGGTTTTGCCAGCGGTGCCGCCCGGGATTTATTTCGGCAGCTGATCAGTGTCAGTGGCATTGGTGCCCAGGGGGCGATCGCCCTCCTCGATACCCTAACCTTACCGGAACTGGTGCAGGCCATTGTCACCGCCGACCATCGCCAGTTAGCAAAAGCGCCCGGCATTGGCAAAAAAACCGCAGAACGACTCGCCCTCGAACTCCGTAGCAAACTCAGCCAATGGCGAGATCAATTTTCGCTCCCTGACACAACCAGTCAGCCTAATGCTGCCGTTCACGAGGACTTGGACTTAACCTTGCTGGCCTTGGGATATCAAGAAACCGAAATCCGTGGGGCGATCGCCACCCTGAGCCAAGACCCACTGCTGCTGCAAAATACCAATGCCGACGAATGGATCCGACGGGCGATTACCCTCTTGAGCCAGGCATAA
- the rpiA gene encoding ribose-5-phosphate isomerase RpiA, giving the protein MDAVTVMKQEVGKAAAALVQSNSVVGLGTGSTTAYAIQYIGERLAAGELENIVGIPTSFQAEVLAKQYKIPLTSLDAVDHIDVAIDGADEVDPQKNLIKGGGAAHTREKVVDALANKFVVVVDSGKLVDRLGSTFLLPVEVIPMAITPVMRQLEALGGKPELRMGVKKAGPVVTDEGNLVVDLKFTGIDDPATLEQKINNIPGVLENGLFVGVADVILVGEIIDGQPRVREIQ; this is encoded by the coding sequence ATGGATGCCGTCACGGTCATGAAACAGGAAGTAGGGAAAGCCGCCGCGGCCCTAGTCCAGTCCAACTCAGTGGTCGGTCTAGGGACTGGGTCAACAACTGCCTATGCGATTCAATACATTGGTGAGCGTTTAGCCGCAGGTGAACTGGAGAATATTGTGGGCATTCCCACTTCGTTCCAGGCGGAAGTTCTCGCAAAACAGTACAAAATTCCCCTCACCAGTTTGGATGCCGTCGATCATATCGATGTGGCCATTGATGGGGCCGATGAGGTCGATCCCCAGAAAAATTTAATTAAAGGGGGCGGCGCGGCCCACACCCGGGAGAAAGTGGTGGATGCCCTCGCCAACAAATTTGTCGTCGTGGTCGATAGCGGCAAACTGGTTGATCGCTTGGGTTCGACCTTTTTATTGCCCGTGGAAGTCATTCCCATGGCGATTACGCCGGTGATGCGTCAACTAGAAGCGTTGGGAGGTAAGCCAGAACTCCGGATGGGAGTCAAAAAGGCTGGCCCCGTCGTCACCGATGAGGGAAATTTAGTTGTGGATCTCAAATTTACTGGTATCGACGACCCGGCAACATTAGAACAAAAGATTAATAATATTCCTGGCGTCTTGGAAAATGGCTTGTTTGTCGGGGTTGCGGATGTGATTTTGGTCGGTGAAATTATCGACGGACAACCCCGTGTCCGGGAAATTCAGTAG
- a CDS encoding RNA-binding protein: protein MSVRLYVGNLPKDVVEKQALIDFFVEAGESATTKVIKDRKTGKCRGFAFVTVPTDEEADAFIEKYNGQSFMDSPLKIEKALPRTKGDDKPAEASSAKGGSKRKRSGGSGSSKKQSSYGDASSAQPDPRWASELEKLKDMLQQQTANV, encoded by the coding sequence ATGTCCGTACGTTTGTATGTCGGCAATTTGCCCAAAGACGTCGTCGAAAAGCAAGCCCTGATTGATTTCTTTGTTGAAGCAGGTGAAAGCGCAACTACCAAAGTGATCAAAGACCGGAAAACAGGCAAATGTCGTGGTTTCGCCTTTGTTACCGTGCCCACCGATGAAGAAGCCGATGCTTTCATCGAAAAGTACAATGGCCAATCCTTCATGGACAGCCCCCTCAAAATTGAGAAGGCTCTCCCCCGCACCAAAGGCGACGACAAGCCCGCCGAAGCCAGCAGCGCCAAAGGCGGCAGCAAGCGCAAGCGCAGTGGTGGCAGTGGCAGCAGCAAAAAACAATCGAGCTATGGCGATGCCAGCTCAGCTCAACCCGATCCCCGCTGGGCCAGCGAACTCGAAAAGCTCAAAGACATGCTCCAACAGCAAACCGCTAACGTTTAG
- a CDS encoding aspartate kinase — MAMIVQKYGGTSVGSVERIQAVAKRVQQRAQAGNQIVVVVSAMGKTTDGLVKLAHEISANPNRREMDMLLSTGEQVSISLLSMALQELGQPAISLTGAQVGIVTEAEHSRARILEIKTDRLQRHLQRGEVIVVAGFQGISKTEDLEITTLGRGGSDTSAVAIAAALKASCCEIYTDVPGILTTDPRIVPEAQLMAEVTSDEMLELASLGAKVLHPRAVEIAKNYGVPLVVRSSWTDDPGTWVTSAPVSDRPLINLEIAKAVDAVEFDTDQARIAMLHIPDRPGVAAKLFGEIATHNVDVDLIIQSIHDGNSNDIAFTVTENAATQAQAIAEAIAPTLCAGTDQDLSNVAVMSANDVAKITISGAGMIGRPGIAATMFQSLADAGINIEMISTSEVKVSCVIQQTDCDRAIATLCDVFDIASSPMNAAPASLNPEDHPPVRGVALDLKQAQLAIRHVPDSPGMAAQIFSLLAHQNISVDMIIQSQRCRVLNGLKTRDIAFTVAQGDAEAARLALSGMAEQLNFGEIEVDPAIAKVSIVGSGMIGAPGVAARFFQALATAKINIQMITTSEIKISCVVPETQGQAALKLVHEAFALGGEAKVEVPA; from the coding sequence ATGGCAATGATCGTTCAAAAATATGGCGGTACCTCCGTCGGCTCCGTAGAAAGAATCCAAGCGGTGGCTAAACGGGTACAGCAACGGGCCCAGGCGGGCAATCAAATTGTCGTGGTGGTCTCTGCCATGGGAAAAACTACCGATGGCTTGGTGAAATTAGCCCACGAAATTAGTGCGAATCCCAACCGACGGGAAATGGATATGCTCCTTTCTACGGGGGAACAGGTCTCTATTTCTCTGCTCAGTATGGCGCTCCAGGAACTGGGACAACCGGCGATTTCCCTCACCGGTGCCCAAGTGGGAATTGTTACCGAAGCGGAACACAGCCGCGCCCGCATCCTCGAAATTAAAACCGACCGTCTCCAACGGCACCTGCAAAGGGGAGAGGTGATCGTTGTGGCGGGATTCCAGGGGATTTCCAAAACTGAAGATCTAGAAATTACCACCCTCGGTCGGGGCGGATCCGATACCTCTGCGGTGGCGATCGCCGCCGCCCTCAAGGCCTCCTGTTGTGAAATCTATACCGACGTGCCAGGCATTTTAACCACTGACCCGCGCATTGTCCCCGAAGCCCAACTGATGGCGGAAGTCACATCGGATGAAATGCTAGAACTCGCCAGTTTAGGGGCAAAGGTACTCCATCCCCGTGCCGTTGAAATTGCGAAAAATTATGGGGTGCCCTTAGTGGTACGTTCCAGTTGGACTGACGATCCAGGGACTTGGGTAACGTCTGCGCCGGTGAGCGATCGCCCCTTGATTAACCTCGAAATTGCCAAGGCCGTCGATGCGGTGGAGTTTGATACCGACCAGGCCCGCATTGCGATGCTGCATATCCCCGATCGCCCCGGCGTCGCCGCCAAATTATTTGGGGAAATCGCTACCCATAATGTCGATGTGGACTTAATTATCCAGTCGATCCATGATGGCAACAGTAATGATATTGCTTTTACCGTCACCGAAAATGCCGCGACCCAAGCCCAGGCGATCGCCGAAGCCATTGCTCCCACCCTCTGCGCGGGCACAGACCAAGATTTAAGTAACGTAGCGGTGATGAGCGCCAATGACGTTGCCAAAATTACCATCTCTGGGGCTGGAATGATTGGCCGCCCCGGGATTGCCGCCACTATGTTCCAAAGTCTGGCCGATGCGGGCATTAATATCGAGATGATTTCCACCTCGGAAGTGAAGGTGAGCTGCGTCATCCAACAGACCGATTGTGACCGGGCGATCGCCACCCTCTGCGACGTCTTTGACATTGCCTCTTCCCCGATGAATGCGGCCCCTGCTTCCTTAAATCCTGAAGATCATCCCCCTGTCCGGGGTGTCGCCCTTGACCTCAAACAAGCCCAACTCGCCATTCGTCATGTCCCGGATAGCCCCGGCATGGCTGCCCAGATTTTTTCGCTGCTGGCCCACCAAAACATCAGCGTCGATATGATTATCCAGTCCCAACGCTGCCGTGTGCTCAATGGCCTAAAGACCCGTGACATTGCCTTTACCGTTGCCCAGGGGGATGCTGAAGCGGCCCGCCTCGCCCTCTCTGGCATGGCAGAACAGCTAAACTTTGGCGAAATCGAAGTCGATCCGGCGATCGCCAAAGTCAGTATTGTCGGTTCTGGGATGATTGGGGCACCAGGAGTTGCGGCCCGCTTCTTCCAGGCTCTGGCCACGGCAAAAATCAATATTCAGATGATCACCACCTCTGAAATCAAAATTAGCTGCGTTGTCCCCGAAACCCAAGGCCAAGCCGCCCTCAAACTCGTCCATGAAGCCTTTGCCCTCGGTGGTGAAGCAAAGGTCGAGGTGCCAGCCTAA
- a CDS encoding DUF3177 family protein, whose amino-acid sequence MDETLLQQLAWMDYRLAVIFTVMVPIALLIWSFVAKVESMQRLLGIYWKVASLLMVTVYLLIPSWSVGYLTGLLSRILIPIGLWFWIDLNEEIRDQPGSRLKLAFTAWRWAVTVYCALGAIANLPFVGCAFSAAMRQGAYCQVWLEAPSRYQQILHANSAPGFLGFLGIVGLVIYVVYLLTFLLFRLGRQGRIAIEE is encoded by the coding sequence ATGGATGAAACGTTACTACAGCAATTGGCCTGGATGGACTACCGTTTGGCCGTGATTTTTACGGTGATGGTGCCGATTGCACTGTTGATCTGGAGTTTCGTCGCGAAGGTGGAATCGATGCAGCGGCTCCTGGGCATTTACTGGAAAGTAGCCAGTTTGTTAATGGTGACAGTCTATTTGTTGATTCCGAGTTGGTCGGTGGGTTACCTGACGGGGCTGTTGTCACGGATTTTGATCCCCATTGGGTTGTGGTTTTGGATTGATCTCAATGAAGAAATTCGCGATCAACCGGGCAGTCGTCTGAAACTCGCGTTCACAGCTTGGCGTTGGGCGGTAACGGTCTACTGTGCGCTTGGGGCGATCGCCAATTTACCGTTTGTGGGCTGTGCTTTCTCGGCAGCAATGCGCCAAGGGGCCTATTGCCAAGTGTGGCTAGAAGCACCCAGTCGTTACCAACAAATTTTGCATGCCAACTCAGCCCCCGGTTTTCTCGGCTTTTTAGGAATTGTCGGCCTGGTGATTTATGTCGTGTATTTGCTGACGTTTCTATTGTTCCGTTTGGGGCGTCAGGGGCGCATTGCCATCGAAGAATGA
- a CDS encoding Calvin cycle protein CP12: MTNIHQKIEQERDAAREACSTDSTSAECAAAWDAVEELQAEAAHQREKEPEKSPLEKFCDDNPDADECRLYED, from the coding sequence ATGACAAATATTCATCAAAAAATTGAACAAGAACGTGATGCGGCTCGGGAAGCTTGTAGTACTGACTCCACTTCCGCTGAATGTGCAGCCGCTTGGGATGCCGTTGAAGAACTCCAGGCTGAAGCCGCCCACCAACGGGAAAAAGAGCCGGAAAAAAGTCCCCTAGAAAAGTTTTGTGATGATAACCCCGACGCGGATGAATGCCGTCTCTACGAAGACTAA
- the dnaN gene encoding DNA polymerase III subunit beta, translating to MKFVCSQSDLNSQLSLVGRAVPSRPTHPILGNVLLTADASRHQIQLTAFDLSLGIRTSFPAQVIEGGTLTLPAKLLNDIVSRLPEGEVTLSCPSETLMKGDAQATLTAATGRFQIRGMGADEFPELPTIQDGKKLMLPAIALSEGLGGVLFAASPDETKQVLTGVHVTHHQDCLEFAATDGHRLALVETSDQVSPEPESSDAGKLPTSTLEDFALTIPARALRELERMLTTANEADLIALHLDDSQVIFEVNHQRLTSRKLDGAYPAYHQLIPRQFSRDVTLERRALISSIERVAVLADQKNNIVKFRLNSAEQKLHLAVEAQDVGSGEEALPAQVSGTDLEIAFNVRYLIDGLKALPSNEIKMQLNENNQPVIFTPLGAVQMTYLIMPVQIRS from the coding sequence ATGAAGTTTGTTTGCAGTCAAAGTGATCTAAATAGCCAACTCTCCCTTGTTGGTCGGGCGGTGCCTTCGCGGCCTACCCACCCTATTTTGGGAAATGTGCTGTTGACTGCGGATGCGAGCCGCCATCAGATTCAACTCACCGCCTTTGATCTCAGCCTGGGCATTCGCACGAGCTTTCCGGCCCAAGTCATTGAAGGAGGTACCCTAACCCTGCCGGCAAAGTTGCTTAATGATATTGTGTCGCGTCTGCCTGAGGGGGAAGTGACCTTGAGTTGTCCGTCGGAAACTTTGATGAAAGGCGATGCCCAAGCGACCCTAACTGCGGCCACGGGACGGTTTCAAATTCGAGGTATGGGAGCAGACGAGTTTCCTGAATTACCGACGATCCAGGATGGCAAAAAATTAATGTTGCCGGCGATCGCCTTAAGCGAAGGCCTGGGAGGGGTACTGTTTGCCGCTAGCCCTGATGAAACCAAGCAAGTTTTAACGGGGGTCCATGTCACTCACCACCAAGATTGCCTTGAGTTTGCCGCGACCGATGGCCACCGCCTTGCCCTCGTTGAAACCAGTGACCAGGTTAGCCCAGAGCCAGAATCCAGCGACGCCGGAAAACTCCCCACCTCAACCCTGGAAGATTTTGCCCTAACCATCCCCGCCCGGGCGCTTCGAGAATTAGAACGCATGTTAACCACCGCCAATGAAGCGGATTTGATTGCCCTACATTTAGACGATAGCCAAGTTATTTTTGAGGTCAATCACCAGCGCCTCACCAGCCGCAAACTAGACGGTGCCTACCCCGCTTACCATCAGTTAATCCCCCGGCAGTTTAGCCGCGATGTCACCCTAGAGCGACGAGCTTTGATTAGCAGCATTGAACGGGTGGCGGTTCTGGCCGATCAAAAAAATAATATTGTGAAATTCCGCCTCAACAGCGCCGAACAAAAACTTCACCTCGCTGTGGAAGCCCAGGATGTGGGCAGTGGTGAAGAAGCTTTGCCCGCCCAGGTTTCGGGGACAGATTTAGAGATTGCCTTTAATGTGAGGTATCTCATCGACGGTCTGAAGGCCTTACCAAGTAATGAGATTAAGATGCAGCTGAATGAAAATAATCAGCCGGTTATTTTTACGCCCCTGGGTGCGGTGCAGATGACTTATTTGATTATGCCAGTGCAGATCCGCAGCTAG
- a CDS encoding serine hydrolase, with amino-acid sequence MNAATDTKVVAFGARHRQGNSPQAIATMVPPNSPKTNRRSRRPARLKLPRPLLYPLRLLIVGVGVSACIGTILSAANLRSAPTVNPPENITSQQLLSGQLSPAPEPLPLKTPLTQLAETTQAAIAADPNLDASLLFVDLDTGEYLDVAGDRPLSAASTIKIPILVAFLEAVDSGKVQLDDSLTLTKEVIGGGSGSMQYQTPGSTYTALYTAREMSVNSDNTATNMITELLGGNAVLNAKFQQWGMTQTQLNNPLPDLEGTNLTSAKDLAHLLARINQGEILSVRSRDRLFRIMGATSNDRLLPQSLGQGADIVHKTGDIGSIIGDAGIVDLPNGKRYVAAIFVERPYNDPKGKELLHKISRQFYDHMAKKDIIQAPSPSAPAATPAVTP; translated from the coding sequence TTGAACGCTGCGACCGATACTAAAGTGGTCGCTTTTGGGGCCCGTCACCGGCAAGGGAATTCCCCCCAGGCGATCGCCACCATGGTTCCCCCTAACTCCCCAAAGACGAATCGACGCTCCCGCCGCCCAGCCCGCCTCAAATTACCCCGGCCGCTCCTGTATCCTCTCCGTTTACTAATTGTGGGCGTTGGCGTTAGCGCTTGTATTGGCACCATTCTCAGTGCCGCGAATTTACGCTCTGCCCCCACCGTTAATCCCCCTGAAAATATAACCAGCCAACAGCTACTCTCTGGGCAGCTGTCCCCAGCCCCAGAGCCACTCCCCCTGAAAACGCCCCTCACCCAACTGGCAGAAACGACCCAAGCGGCGATCGCCGCTGACCCAAACCTCGATGCGTCTTTGCTTTTTGTGGATTTAGACACTGGGGAATATTTAGACGTGGCTGGCGATCGCCCCCTATCCGCCGCCAGTACGATCAAAATTCCCATTCTCGTAGCCTTCCTAGAAGCCGTTGACAGTGGCAAAGTTCAACTAGATGATTCCCTCACCCTCACTAAAGAAGTCATCGGGGGTGGGTCTGGCAGCATGCAGTACCAAACCCCCGGCAGCACCTACACTGCCCTCTACACCGCGAGGGAAATGAGCGTCAATAGTGACAACACCGCCACCAACATGATTACCGAGTTGTTGGGAGGGAATGCCGTCCTCAACGCGAAATTTCAGCAGTGGGGCATGACCCAAACCCAGTTGAATAATCCTTTGCCAGATCTCGAAGGCACAAACCTCACCAGTGCCAAGGATCTCGCCCATCTCCTTGCCCGCATTAACCAAGGTGAAATTCTGTCTGTCCGGTCCCGCGATCGCCTCTTTCGGATCATGGGAGCCACGAGTAACGACCGCCTCTTACCCCAGAGTTTGGGTCAGGGAGCCGACATCGTCCATAAAACTGGAGATATCGGCAGTATCATCGGCGATGCAGGGATTGTGGATCTGCCCAATGGCAAGCGTTACGTCGCTGCAATTTTTGTCGAGCGTCCCTACAACGACCCCAAGGGCAAAGAGCTACTCCACAAAATTAGCCGCCAATTCTACGACCACATGGCTAAAAAGGACATTATCCAAGCCCCTAGCCCATCAGCCCCAGCGGCGACCCCAGCCGTCACTCCCTAG
- a CDS encoding response regulator, producing the protein MAVFSVALIGESLRDFLTGRMYMPHGSCYLWQTPLVSLHLVANLLTAIAYFSIPIMLVYFVRKRQDMPFSRVFILFGFFITACGIGHFLDVLTLWFPIYWIDGVESSFTALISCYTAIELYTLLPKFLALKSPEELAAINQKLQIEVQERKKVEDILSRILAGTAAVTGRDFFSALAENLAIALDVWYVAISEIFENSTDPPQTLATWENPKFPSIPAAAIASSPEGANTNQFLQFPIQDRNSRPIGTLHVQHHQPTIDQELATKLTSIFASRAAAEIERKRALDELAWANSQLATMNNRLEEKVAERTQALKTVNETLRSSEARYRSLVLNIPGAVYCCLPDAQWTMQFLSHGIEPITGYPATDFLHNQIRAFRDIVHPEDYPRIFASLAMLTPDNPTYTDEYRLVRVDQNICWVFEQGRGIFDETGHLIRLEGVIIEVTDRKLASQALDQERRQLRQLIQNMPVAMAMLDKKLRYVAHSRQWLVDYQLGEETLVGRSHHEVFVNLREDYRQHLQTALSGQVITCEEDCYVQHDGKKQYLKWTVQPWYHRENQVGGVVIVTQNINDLVEGREAALAASRLKSSFLANMSHEIRTPMNGILGIAELLQTTQLNPQQQDFVKTLSQSANHLLYVINDILDFSKLEAGEMRLESVPLQIIDCVESVAELLAIQAQTKQVELITIIDPQLGGTVTGDSMRLRQVLTNLVGNAIKFTHRGSVVIRALPVAEDEASVLVKFEVIDTGIGIDKADQAKLFRSFSQVDPSTTREYGGTGLGLAIAKYLVSLMAGDIGLESSPGQGSTFWFTARFQRLEAPPPLPQLAPYRVLLIDSQPLSLEAIRRQLSHYGVSVIAYGDFMGGILALEQQDSFDLVLLALPIFGNQAGIETVLDKVKTLLPRENLVLLLAAVDYPRLKNWLQPQGLRYLLRPLQQEALLRCLQAEISPDQTMADIADEAGLDLTLAEILGDQGGRSPNIRILVVEDTPINQTVILNQLEIIGFNTIDCVSNGREALAQLQQRTYDLILMDCLMPELDGYTTTEMIRQREQEDTHQLIIAMTANAMKGDREKCLAAGMDGYIAKPTSIKTLRQVIDQCLQKSEKKRSVVAIASPILETATDPDVPVDLTQLVHFYGNNPSFHREVFVQFLEFAPGYLQALQGAIANQDAAKISYEAHRLKGAASSVSVRKIPDWCIAIEVALANENYATIQTLSLQIETHFQVAHEFIQAYLESPR; encoded by the coding sequence ATGGCCGTTTTTTCTGTTGCGTTGATCGGGGAGAGTCTACGAGATTTTTTAACAGGGCGGATGTACATGCCCCACGGGAGTTGCTATCTCTGGCAGACTCCTTTAGTCAGCTTACATCTGGTCGCGAATCTTCTCACGGCGATCGCCTATTTTTCGATCCCGATTATGCTGGTTTATTTTGTCAGAAAGCGACAAGATATGCCTTTTTCACGGGTGTTTATCCTGTTTGGTTTTTTTATTACTGCCTGTGGCATTGGTCACTTTTTAGATGTCCTGACCCTCTGGTTTCCCATTTATTGGATTGATGGAGTGGAAAGCAGTTTTACAGCATTGATTTCCTGCTATACCGCCATAGAACTTTATACGCTTCTACCGAAATTTTTAGCCCTCAAAAGCCCAGAAGAATTAGCGGCCATCAATCAAAAGCTGCAGATCGAAGTGCAAGAACGAAAAAAAGTTGAAGACATTTTAAGTCGCATTTTGGCGGGCACTGCTGCTGTCACGGGCCGTGATTTCTTTTCTGCCCTGGCCGAAAATTTGGCGATCGCCCTTGATGTCTGGTACGTCGCCATTAGTGAAATCTTCGAAAATAGCACAGATCCTCCCCAAACCCTCGCCACCTGGGAAAACCCTAAATTTCCCTCGATTCCAGCTGCGGCGATCGCCTCTTCCCCGGAAGGAGCCAACACCAATCAATTCCTCCAGTTTCCGATCCAAGACCGCAATTCCCGCCCCATCGGCACCCTCCATGTACAGCACCATCAACCCACCATTGATCAAGAGCTCGCCACAAAATTAACCAGTATTTTTGCCTCCCGGGCCGCCGCAGAAATTGAGCGAAAACGCGCCCTAGACGAACTGGCCTGGGCCAACAGTCAGCTCGCAACCATGAATAACCGCCTAGAAGAAAAGGTCGCCGAACGCACCCAAGCGCTAAAAACCGTTAACGAAACCCTCCGGAGCAGTGAAGCCCGTTACCGCAGTTTGGTGCTCAATATCCCTGGGGCTGTGTACTGCTGTCTCCCCGACGCACAATGGACAATGCAGTTTCTTTCCCATGGCATTGAACCGATTACCGGCTACCCCGCCACGGATTTTTTACATAATCAAATTCGCGCCTTTAGGGACATTGTTCACCCCGAAGATTACCCACGGATTTTCGCCTCTTTGGCAATGCTTACCCCCGATAATCCCACCTATACCGATGAATATCGTCTTGTTCGCGTTGATCAAAATATTTGTTGGGTCTTTGAACAAGGACGGGGAATTTTCGACGAAACAGGTCATTTAATTCGCCTTGAGGGGGTGATCATCGAAGTCACTGACCGTAAACTTGCCAGCCAAGCCCTAGACCAAGAACGGCGGCAACTGCGGCAACTGATCCAAAATATGCCTGTAGCGATGGCGATGTTAGACAAGAAGCTACGCTATGTGGCCCATAGTCGTCAATGGCTCGTCGACTATCAGCTTGGGGAAGAAACCCTCGTTGGGCGATCGCACCATGAGGTCTTTGTGAATCTCCGGGAAGACTACCGACAGCATCTCCAAACAGCCCTAAGCGGTCAGGTGATCACCTGTGAAGAAGATTGCTACGTCCAACATGATGGCAAAAAACAATATCTCAAATGGACAGTCCAGCCTTGGTATCACCGGGAAAATCAAGTGGGTGGCGTGGTCATTGTCACCCAAAATATTAACGATCTTGTGGAAGGTCGTGAGGCGGCCCTCGCTGCGTCCCGCCTCAAATCGAGCTTTTTGGCGAATATGAGCCACGAAATCCGTACCCCCATGAACGGCATTCTCGGCATTGCGGAGCTTTTGCAGACGACCCAACTTAACCCCCAGCAACAGGATTTTGTCAAAACCCTCAGCCAAAGTGCGAACCATTTACTCTATGTGATCAACGATATTCTCGACTTTTCTAAGTTAGAAGCCGGGGAGATGCGCCTCGAATCTGTGCCTTTACAGATTATTGACTGTGTGGAGTCAGTGGCGGAGTTGCTGGCGATCCAGGCCCAAACGAAACAGGTGGAATTGATCACTATTATTGATCCACAACTGGGAGGGACAGTCACGGGGGATTCGATGCGGCTGCGGCAAGTGCTAACAAATTTGGTCGGTAATGCAATTAAATTTACCCATCGCGGTTCTGTGGTGATTCGCGCTTTGCCCGTGGCAGAAGATGAGGCATCTGTTTTGGTGAAGTTTGAGGTCATTGATACTGGCATTGGCATTGACAAAGCAGATCAAGCAAAATTATTCCGGTCTTTTTCCCAGGTTGATCCGTCTACGACAAGGGAATATGGGGGAACAGGTCTTGGTTTGGCGATTGCCAAATATCTGGTCAGTCTCATGGCCGGGGACATTGGTTTAGAAAGTAGCCCTGGTCAAGGTTCAACCTTTTGGTTTACGGCCCGTTTCCAACGGCTCGAAGCGCCGCCCCCGCTGCCCCAATTGGCCCCCTACCGCGTCCTCCTCATTGACTCCCAGCCTTTGTCCCTAGAGGCGATTCGTCGGCAGCTTAGTCACTATGGGGTCAGTGTGATTGCCTATGGTGATTTTATGGGGGGAATCCTCGCCCTCGAACAGCAGGATAGTTTTGATCTAGTGCTGTTGGCTTTACCCATTTTTGGCAACCAGGCGGGCATCGAAACAGTTTTAGATAAAGTAAAAACGCTTCTCCCCCGGGAAAATTTGGTGCTGCTGCTAGCGGCGGTGGATTATCCTCGGCTAAAAAATTGGCTGCAGCCCCAAGGACTCCGCTATCTTCTGCGGCCCCTCCAACAGGAAGCACTGCTGCGCTGTCTACAAGCAGAAATAAGTCCAGATCAAACAATGGCGGATATTGCGGATGAGGCTGGCCTTGATCTGACTTTGGCGGAAATTTTGGGAGATCAAGGGGGGCGATCGCCAAATATCCGGATCCTGGTCGTCGAAGATACGCCCATTAACCAAACGGTCATTCTCAATCAACTTGAAATTATTGGGTTTAACACCATTGATTGTGTGAGTAATGGCCGCGAAGCCCTCGCCCAGCTCCAACAGCGGACCTATGACCTGATTTTGATGGATTGTCTGATGCCAGAGCTAGATGGCTATACGACCACTGAAATGATTCGCCAACGGGAACAGGAGGATACCCACCAATTGATTATCGCCATGACGGCCAATGCAATGAAAGGCGATCGCGAAAAATGTTTAGCGGCGGGGATGGACGGTTACATTGCCAAACCCACCAGTATTAAGACTCTCCGTCAGGTCATCGATCAGTGTTTACAAAAGTCAGAAAAAAAACGATCTGTCGTAGCGATCGCCTCCCCAATCCTAGAAACAGCCACAGATCCGGACGTCCCCGTAGATTTGACGCAATTAGTGCATTTCTATGGCAACAATCCCAGTTTCCACCGGGAAGTGTTCGTACAATTCCTCGAATTTGCGCCCGGTTATCTACAAGCACTCCAAGGGGCGATCGCCAATCAAGATGCCGCAAAAATCTCCTACGAAGCCCATCGTCTCAAGGGAGCCGCCAGCAGTGTGAGTGTGCGTAAAATTCCAGATTGGTGCATTGCTATCGAAGTCGCCCTCGCTAACGAAAACTATGCCACCATCCAGACGCTTTCCCTGCAGATCGAAACCCATTTCCAGGTGGCCCACGAGTTTATCCAGGCTTACCTCGAATCCCCTAGATGA